In Janthinobacterium sp. 67, a genomic segment contains:
- a CDS encoding hybrid sensor histidine kinase/response regulator, protein MQSVENTPPRAPSRWPMALAFSFSAIVLLAIGLLAWRAPFETACVIDALVFLLLMLLVALYRRTLAASLPRQLLKAGALQDAIFNSANFSCIATDAQGVIQIFNVGAERMLGYAASDVVDRLTPAGISDAQEIVARAAALSAELDTVITPGVEALVFKATRGIEDIYELTYIRNDGSRFPAIVSVTALRDAQSKVIGYLLIGTDNTVRKQVEAEQALLDQRLREQQAYTRSLVESNNAELTKARQVAEKANRAKSEFLSSMSHELRTPLNAVLGFAQLMASDVPPPSPPQQRSIEQILKGGWYLLRLINEILDLAMIESGKVTLSQEAMSLLDVLQDCQAMIAPQAEKRGIRMYFPRCGEAYFVHADRTRVKQVMVNLLSNAIKYNQGGGAVTVECSRHGERVRVSVRDSGAGLDAGQVAQLFQPFNRLGQENSTEEGTGIGLVVTKQLVELMGGTIGVDSTVGVGTTFWFELAASSAPALVLGDGDALPQVQEPQESQRTLLYVEDNPANLALVEQLIARRSDLKLLTAIDAHLGIDLARTYQPDVILMDINLPGISGFGALHILHDDPLTSHIPVMALSANAVPRDIEKGLEAGFFRYLTKPIKVVEFMDALDVALHHAAAHGLADDIHAVR, encoded by the coding sequence ATGCAATCTGTTGAAAACACCCCCCCGCGCGCACCGTCGCGCTGGCCCATGGCGCTGGCGTTTTCGTTCAGCGCCATCGTGCTGCTGGCCATCGGCCTGCTGGCCTGGCGCGCGCCGTTCGAGACGGCCTGCGTCATCGATGCGCTGGTCTTCTTGCTGCTGATGCTGCTCGTGGCGCTGTACCGGCGCACCCTGGCGGCCAGCCTGCCGCGCCAGCTGCTCAAGGCGGGCGCCTTGCAGGATGCGATTTTCAACAGCGCCAATTTTTCTTGCATCGCCACCGATGCCCAGGGCGTGATCCAGATTTTCAACGTGGGCGCCGAACGCATGCTGGGCTATGCGGCGAGCGACGTGGTCGACAGGCTGACACCGGCCGGTATTTCTGACGCGCAAGAAATCGTTGCGCGCGCCGCCGCCCTCAGTGCCGAACTCGACACCGTCATCACGCCCGGCGTGGAAGCGCTCGTGTTCAAGGCCACGCGTGGCATCGAAGACATTTATGAACTGACCTACATCCGCAACGATGGCAGCCGCTTCCCCGCCATCGTCTCCGTGACGGCCTTGCGCGACGCGCAGAGCAAGGTCATCGGTTACTTGCTGATCGGCACGGATAACACGGTGCGCAAGCAGGTCGAGGCGGAACAGGCCTTGCTGGACCAGCGCTTGCGCGAACAGCAGGCGTACACGCGTTCGCTGGTCGAGAGCAACAATGCGGAGTTGACGAAGGCGCGCCAGGTGGCGGAAAAGGCCAACCGCGCCAAGTCGGAATTTTTGTCGAGCATGAGCCATGAATTGCGCACGCCGCTGAATGCCGTGCTGGGCTTTGCGCAGCTGATGGCGTCCGACGTGCCGCCGCCGAGCCCGCCGCAGCAGCGCTCGATCGAGCAAATCCTCAAGGGCGGCTGGTATCTGCTGCGCCTGATCAATGAAATCCTCGACCTGGCCATGATCGAATCGGGCAAGGTCACCTTGTCGCAGGAGGCGATGTCCCTGCTCGACGTGCTGCAGGATTGCCAGGCGATGATCGCGCCGCAGGCGGAAAAACGCGGCATCCGCATGTATTTCCCCCGCTGCGGCGAAGCCTACTTCGTGCATGCGGACCGCACGCGCGTGAAACAGGTGATGGTCAACCTGCTGTCGAACGCCATCAAGTACAACCAGGGCGGCGGCGCCGTCACCGTCGAATGCAGCCGCCATGGCGAACGGGTGCGCGTGAGCGTGCGCGACAGTGGCGCCGGTCTCGACGCGGGCCAGGTGGCCCAGCTGTTCCAGCCATTCAATCGCCTGGGACAGGAAAACAGCACGGAAGAGGGCACGGGCATCGGCCTCGTCGTCACCAAGCAACTGGTCGAATTGATGGGCGGCACCATCGGTGTCGACAGCACGGTCGGCGTGGGCACCACGTTCTGGTTCGAGCTGGCCGCCAGCAGCGCGCCGGCATTGGTGCTGGGCGACGGCGACGCGCTGCCGCAGGTGCAGGAGCCGCAGGAAAGCCAGCGCACCTTGCTGTACGTGGAAGACAATCCCGCCAACCTGGCGCTGGTGGAGCAATTGATCGCCCGCCGCAGCGATTTGAAGCTGCTGACGGCCATCGATGCGCACCTGGGCATCGACCTGGCGCGCACGTATCAGCCGGACGTGATCTTGATGGATATCAACCTGCCCGGCATCAGCGGCTTTGGCGCCCTGCATATCCTGCATGACGACCCGCTCACGAGCCATATTCCCGTGATGGCCCTGTCCGCCAACGCCGTGCCGCGCGACATCGAGAAGGGCCTGGAAGCGGGGTTCTTCCGCTACCTGACCAAGCCCATCAAGGTTGTCGAATTCATGGATGCGCTCGACGTGGCCCTGCACCATGCGGCCGCGCACGGCCTGGCCGACGACATTCACGCAGTACGCTAA
- a CDS encoding porin — protein sequence MKKISITVGLVSTIATVGALPAAHAQSSVDVYGLMDAGLVQEGGVSKLTSGISAGSRLGLRGTESLGNGLQAVFTLEAGVLSDTGRSDQAGQLFGRQAFVGIDSPLGMLTVGRQYNLQSQALTDVADPFEGGFAGAATNLAGYSATRIDNTVRYSTPEMRGVTATVLYGFGEHTGIAADQRSLGLALGYVNGPLTLRLARQSRAGEPGKADVNNTILAGNYNFGVATAFAGYGRNTGDGSTMFFGGNPYGAAQAPAQSTDSRDAIVGVSVPLGATTLLASYVHKDDRDAANRDARQLAVGATYALSKRSKVYVAYAHIRNRNDAAYMVGNATEVGTGNRAFNVGLRHAF from the coding sequence ATGAAAAAAATCTCGATCACCGTCGGCCTCGTTTCGACCATCGCCACCGTGGGCGCCTTGCCTGCGGCCCACGCCCAATCGTCCGTTGATGTGTATGGCTTGATGGACGCGGGCCTGGTGCAGGAAGGCGGCGTCAGCAAGCTGACCAGCGGCATATCGGCCGGCTCGCGCCTGGGTTTGCGCGGCACGGAATCGCTGGGCAATGGCTTGCAAGCCGTGTTCACCCTGGAAGCTGGCGTCCTGAGCGACACGGGCCGCTCCGACCAGGCGGGGCAATTGTTCGGCCGCCAGGCTTTCGTCGGCATCGACAGCCCGCTGGGCATGCTGACCGTGGGCCGCCAGTACAACCTGCAAAGCCAGGCCTTGACCGACGTGGCCGATCCGTTCGAGGGCGGCTTTGCCGGCGCGGCAACCAATCTGGCCGGCTATTCGGCCACGCGCATCGACAATACCGTGCGCTATTCCACACCTGAAATGCGCGGCGTGACGGCCACGGTCCTGTACGGCTTTGGCGAACACACGGGGATTGCGGCCGACCAGCGTTCACTGGGCCTGGCCCTCGGCTATGTCAATGGTCCATTGACCCTGCGCCTGGCGCGCCAGAGCCGTGCCGGCGAGCCGGGCAAGGCCGACGTGAACAACACCATCTTGGCCGGCAACTACAACTTCGGCGTGGCGACGGCCTTTGCCGGCTATGGCCGCAACACGGGCGACGGCAGCACCATGTTCTTTGGTGGAAATCCGTACGGCGCGGCGCAGGCGCCGGCCCAGTCGACCGACAGCCGCGACGCCATCGTCGGCGTGTCCGTGCCGCTGGGCGCGACGACCTTGCTGGCCTCGTACGTGCACAAGGATGACCGCGATGCGGCCAATCGCGATGCGCGGCAGCTGGCCGTCGGCGCCACGTATGCCTTGTCCAAGCGCAGCAAGGTGTATGTTGCCTACGCGCACATCCGCAACCGCAACGACGCCGCCTACATGGTGGGCAATGCCACGGAAGTGGGCACGGGCAACCGCGCCTTCAACGTCGGCCTGCGCCACGCGTTTTAA
- a CDS encoding putative bifunctional diguanylate cyclase/phosphodiesterase: protein MQSFFKRISISVSTSALLTLAFGLCLTALCYASARQIEAESARLLLQYHASGHTLGAALLPAKGMGLDANHRGSLYVLLGGLLSSLLAAAYVYQLVSRNSVIARITGERTAALQFANLRLSEDIAARMHNEKSLRLRERIIEVSANAIILCSADAPGYLIEYVNPAFERITGYAAGEVIGQRLEDLQGPEQGRQDMHAITAALREQREGKAIVRNFRKDGSSYWSELFVAPVRDDGDGPVSHFVVAQYDISTVMRFEQELEFQARHDILTGLANRALLRERLEQAMAVTRRSGQPLWVVFIDLDRFKFVNDTLGHDAGDLVLKNVAERLCDATREVDTVARLGGDEFVLLLPQHGNGEPGAAILQRIQDAVAQPLQLGEYEFFLSCCMGVAVYPDDGVDADTLIKHADIAMYRAKEQGRGHWQFYASSMNAGTLERLELESELRHALERGQFHLEYQPQLDLASGAVVGMEALLRWQHPQLGRVPPASFIGLAEEMGLIIPIGDWVLRTACAQARAWQLAGHGPLRLAVNLSARQFKQKNLLHAVAQALADTGLDAAHLELELTESMVMHDVEQATTIMAKLKALGVQLSIDDFGTGYSSLAYLRHFPIDVLKIDKTFVSDITHSIDDAAIVRAIISLAHSLRLKVIAEGVETEQQLAFLRQHGCDQMQGYLFSRPLAAPAFETLLLEGSMLPV from the coding sequence ATGCAATCATTCTTCAAACGCATCTCCATTTCCGTTTCCACCTCGGCCCTGCTCACCCTGGCGTTCGGGCTGTGCCTGACGGCCCTGTGCTACGCCTCGGCGCGCCAGATCGAGGCGGAAAGCGCACGGCTGCTGCTGCAGTACCACGCCAGCGGGCACACCTTGGGCGCCGCGCTGCTGCCGGCCAAAGGCATGGGCCTGGACGCCAACCATCGCGGTTCGCTGTATGTGCTGCTGGGTGGATTGCTGTCGAGCCTGCTGGCGGCCGCGTATGTGTATCAGCTGGTGTCGCGCAACTCCGTGATTGCCCGCATCACCGGCGAGCGCACGGCGGCGCTGCAGTTTGCCAATTTGCGCCTGTCCGAAGACATCGCCGCGCGCATGCACAATGAAAAGTCGCTGCGTTTGCGCGAACGCATCATCGAAGTATCGGCCAACGCCATCATCCTGTGCAGCGCCGACGCACCGGGCTATCTGATCGAATACGTCAACCCCGCCTTCGAGCGCATCACCGGCTATGCGGCCGGCGAAGTCATCGGCCAGCGCCTGGAAGACTTGCAGGGCCCCGAGCAAGGACGGCAAGACATGCACGCCATTACGGCGGCCCTGCGCGAACAGCGCGAAGGCAAGGCCATCGTGCGCAATTTCCGCAAGGATGGCAGCAGCTACTGGAGCGAGCTGTTCGTCGCCCCCGTGCGCGACGACGGCGATGGCCCAGTCAGCCACTTTGTCGTGGCGCAATACGACATCAGCACCGTCATGCGTTTCGAACAGGAACTGGAATTCCAGGCCAGGCACGATATCCTGACGGGCCTGGCCAACCGGGCCCTGCTGCGCGAACGGCTGGAGCAGGCGATGGCAGTGACACGGCGCAGCGGCCAGCCCCTGTGGGTGGTCTTCATCGACCTCGACCGCTTTAAATTCGTCAACGATACCCTTGGCCACGATGCGGGCGACCTGGTGCTGAAAAACGTGGCCGAGCGCCTGTGCGACGCCACGCGCGAAGTCGATACAGTGGCGCGCCTGGGCGGCGATGAATTCGTGCTGTTGCTGCCCCAGCACGGCAATGGCGAACCGGGCGCCGCCATCCTGCAACGCATCCAGGACGCCGTGGCGCAGCCGCTGCAACTGGGCGAATATGAATTTTTTCTCAGCTGCTGCATGGGCGTGGCCGTGTATCCCGACGATGGCGTCGATGCCGACACCCTGATCAAGCATGCCGACATCGCCATGTACCGCGCCAAGGAACAGGGACGGGGCCACTGGCAATTCTATGCCTCGAGCATGAATGCGGGCACCCTGGAGCGGCTGGAACTGGAGAGCGAGTTGCGCCACGCGCTGGAACGGGGGCAATTCCACCTCGAATACCAGCCCCAGCTGGACCTGGCCAGCGGCGCGGTGGTGGGCATGGAAGCGCTGCTGCGCTGGCAACATCCGCAGCTGGGGCGTGTTCCGCCTGCCAGCTTCATCGGCCTGGCAGAGGAAATGGGCTTGATCATTCCCATCGGCGATTGGGTGCTGCGCACGGCATGCGCCCAGGCGCGCGCCTGGCAACTGGCAGGCCATGGCCCGTTGCGCCTGGCCGTCAACCTGTCGGCGCGGCAATTCAAGCAAAAGAACCTGCTGCACGCGGTGGCACAGGCGCTGGCGGACACGGGACTCGACGCCGCCCACCTGGAACTGGAATTGACGGAAAGCATGGTCATGCATGACGTGGAGCAAGCGACGACCATCATGGCCAAGCTGAAGGCGCTGGGCGTGCAACTGTCGATCGATGACTTCGGCACCGGCTATTCCAGCCTGGCCTACCTGCGCCACTTCCCCATCGATGTGCTGAAAATCGACAAGACCTTCGTCAGCGACATCACGCACAGCATCGACGACGCGGCCATCGTGCGCGCCATCATTTCGCTGGCGCACAGCCTGCGCCTGAAAGTGATCGCCGAAGGCGTGGAAACGGAGCAGCAGCTGGCCTTCCTGCGCCAGCACGGCTGCGACCAGATGCAGGGCTACCTGTTCAGCCGCCCGCTGGCCGCCCCCGCCTTCGAAACATTGCTGCTCGAAGGCAGCATGCTGCCCGTTTAG
- the thiD gene encoding bifunctional hydroxymethylpyrimidine kinase/phosphomethylpyrimidine kinase: MTPMRRTVLVFAGADPSGGAGIAADIVAIAAQRAHALPVITALTVQDNDRVFGIEPVAPELLRRQAQALIDKMAIHAVKIGIPGSAANAAVIAQLIAQLRLARPHLPVVLDPVLASGHGDVLSRDDAVLALAPLLPVTTVIVPNGPEALTLGGEGNLRARGCENVLVTGGHGDGEVLVNRWFDAEGREREWRWPRLPGEFHGSGCTLASAIAARLAQGVPMQEALDGAQRYCHAALAGAYAIAPGQLMPQRFIQ; this comes from the coding sequence ATGACGCCGATGCGCCGCACTGTGCTCGTGTTTGCCGGCGCCGATCCATCGGGTGGCGCCGGCATCGCCGCCGATATCGTGGCCATTGCCGCGCAGCGCGCACATGCCTTGCCCGTCATCACGGCGCTGACGGTGCAGGACAACGACAGGGTCTTTGGCATCGAGCCGGTGGCGCCGGAATTGCTGCGCCGCCAAGCGCAGGCGCTGATCGACAAGATGGCGATTCATGCCGTCAAAATCGGCATTCCCGGCAGCGCCGCGAACGCGGCCGTCATTGCGCAACTGATCGCGCAATTGCGGCTGGCCCGGCCGCATTTACCTGTGGTGCTCGACCCCGTGCTGGCCAGCGGCCATGGCGACGTGCTGAGCCGGGACGATGCCGTGCTGGCGCTGGCGCCCTTGCTGCCGGTCACGACCGTCATCGTACCGAACGGCCCGGAAGCGCTGACCTTGGGCGGCGAGGGAAACTTGCGCGCGCGAGGCTGTGAGAACGTGCTGGTGACGGGCGGCCATGGTGACGGCGAGGTGCTCGTCAACCGCTGGTTCGACGCCGAGGGCAGGGAGCGCGAGTGGCGCTGGCCGCGCCTGCCCGGCGAATTTCATGGCAGCGGCTGCACTTTGGCGTCGGCCATCGCGGCGCGTCTGGCGCAAGGTGTGCCGATGCAAGAGGCGCTCGATGGCGCGCAACGCTATTGCCATGCGGCCCTGGCTGGCGCGTATGCGATAGCGCCAGGCCAGCTGATGCCGCAACGATTCATTCAATAA
- the thiS gene encoding sulfur carrier protein ThiS — MISITLNGAPHQVPPGQTLDQLIAALSLENQALALAVNRNVVPRKAWPGQVLQTQDQVEIVRAIGGG, encoded by the coding sequence TTGATATCCATCACGCTCAACGGCGCGCCGCACCAGGTGCCGCCGGGGCAAACCCTGGACCAACTGATCGCCGCCCTGTCGCTGGAAAACCAGGCGCTGGCGCTGGCCGTCAACCGCAATGTCGTGCCGCGCAAGGCGTGGCCGGGACAGGTCTTGCAAACCCAGGATCAAGTGGAAATAGTCCGCGCCATCGGCGGCGGCTGA
- a CDS encoding Crp/Fnr family transcriptional regulator has product MSSPHAQLHNPNQNHLLAAMLDADFARLAPHLEQVSMLLGDVIYDSGDKLQHVYFPTTAIVSIHYLLENGGSSEIAGVGNEGVVGVSLFMGGNSTPSRAVVQTGGVGYRLKAHLLMEEFDRAGPVMRLLLRYTQALITQMSQTAVCNRHHTVEQQLCRWLLLTMDRLPNRELTMTQELIANMLGVRREGVTEAAGRLQTRGFISYRRGHISVLDRAGLEGHVCECYGVVKKEFTRLLSDVRQRQAH; this is encoded by the coding sequence ATGTCGAGTCCGCATGCCCAGTTGCACAACCCGAATCAAAACCATTTGCTCGCCGCCATGCTCGACGCCGATTTCGCGCGCCTGGCCCCCCACCTGGAGCAAGTATCGATGCTGCTCGGTGACGTGATCTACGATTCGGGCGACAAGCTGCAGCATGTGTATTTCCCCACCACGGCCATCGTTTCCATTCATTACCTGCTGGAAAACGGCGGCTCGTCGGAAATTGCCGGCGTCGGCAATGAAGGCGTCGTGGGCGTGTCGCTGTTCATGGGCGGCAACTCGACGCCGAGCCGCGCCGTCGTGCAGACGGGTGGCGTCGGCTACCGGCTGAAGGCGCATTTGCTGATGGAGGAATTCGACCGCGCCGGTCCCGTCATGCGCTTGCTGCTGCGCTATACGCAAGCGCTGATCACGCAAATGTCGCAGACGGCCGTGTGCAACCGCCACCATACGGTGGAGCAGCAGCTGTGCCGCTGGCTGCTGCTGACCATGGACCGCCTGCCGAACCGCGAGCTGACCATGACGCAGGAATTGATTGCCAACATGCTGGGCGTGCGCCGCGAAGGCGTGACGGAAGCGGCCGGGCGTTTGCAGACGCGCGGCTTCATCAGCTACCGGCGTGGCCATATCTCCGTGCTGGACCGCGCCGGCCTCGAAGGCCATGTGTGCGAATGCTATGGCGTGGTGAAAAAAGAATTCACGCGCCTGTTGTCGGACGTGCGCCAGCGCCAGGCGCACTGA
- the thiC gene encoding phosphomethylpyrimidine synthase ThiC, whose translation MNANPKFLSATATVDEAAIAPLPNSRKIYVEGSRPDIRVPMREISQSDTEASFGGEKNPPIYVYDTSGPYTDPDVQIDIRSGLDTPRLPWIMERADTEELPGPTSEYGIARLADPKLAELRFNLHRKPRRAIAGKNVTQMHYARRGIITPEMEFVAIRENMRRQEYLRELKASGPMGERLAELMGRQHPGQAYGASIPAEITAEFVREEIARGRAIIPANINHPEVEPMIIGRNFLVKINANIGNSAVTSSIGEEVEKMTWAIRWGGDNVMDLSTGKHIHETREWIIRNSPVPIGTVPIYQALEKVNGKAEDLTWEIFRDTLIEQAEQGVDYFTIHAGVLLRYVPMTAKRLTGIVSRGGSIMAKWCLAHHQESFLYTHFEEICEIMKAYDVSFSLGDGLRPGSIYDANDEAQLGELKTLGELTQVAWKHDVQVMIEGPGHVPMQLIKENMDLQLDQCGEAPFYTLGPLTTDIAPGYDHITSGIGAALIGWYGTAMLCYVTPKEHLGLPNKNDVKDGIITYKIAAHAADLAKGHPGAQIRDNALSKARFEFRWDDQFNIGLDPDKAREFHDETLPKDSAKVAHFCSMCGPHFCSMKITQEVREYAAGMGIAEDKALKQGMEIKAIEFIKNGAELYRKV comes from the coding sequence ATGAACGCCAACCCGAAATTCCTCTCCGCCACCGCCACGGTCGACGAAGCCGCCATCGCGCCGCTGCCCAATTCGCGCAAGATCTATGTCGAAGGCAGCCGCCCCGACATCCGCGTGCCCATGCGCGAGATCAGCCAGTCCGACACGGAAGCGTCGTTCGGCGGCGAAAAGAATCCGCCGATCTACGTCTACGACACCTCCGGCCCGTACACGGACCCGGACGTGCAGATCGACATCCGCTCTGGCCTCGATACGCCGCGCCTGCCGTGGATTATGGAACGTGCCGACACGGAAGAATTGCCCGGTCCGACCTCCGAATACGGCATCGCCCGCCTGGCGGATCCGAAACTGGCCGAGCTGCGTTTCAATCTGCACCGCAAGCCGCGCCGCGCCATCGCCGGCAAGAACGTGACGCAGATGCATTACGCGAGGCGCGGCATCATCACGCCGGAAATGGAATTCGTCGCCATCCGCGAAAACATGCGGCGCCAGGAATATCTGCGCGAACTGAAAGCCTCCGGCCCCATGGGCGAGCGCCTGGCCGAGCTGATGGGCCGCCAGCATCCGGGCCAGGCCTACGGCGCCAGCATCCCTGCGGAAATTACGGCCGAATTCGTGCGCGAGGAAATCGCCCGCGGCCGCGCCATCATCCCCGCCAACATCAACCACCCGGAAGTCGAGCCGATGATCATCGGCCGCAATTTCCTCGTGAAGATCAACGCGAACATCGGCAATTCCGCCGTCACCTCGTCGATCGGCGAGGAAGTGGAAAAGATGACCTGGGCCATCCGTTGGGGCGGCGACAATGTGATGGATCTGTCCACAGGTAAACACATCCACGAGACGCGCGAATGGATCATCCGCAACAGCCCCGTGCCGATCGGCACCGTACCCATTTACCAGGCCTTGGAAAAGGTCAATGGCAAGGCCGAAGATTTAACTTGGGAAATTTTCCGCGACACCCTGATCGAGCAGGCCGAGCAGGGCGTCGACTACTTCACCATCCACGCGGGCGTGCTGTTGCGCTATGTGCCGATGACGGCCAAGCGCCTGACGGGCATCGTGTCGCGCGGCGGCTCTATCATGGCGAAATGGTGTCTGGCGCATCACCAGGAATCGTTCCTGTACACGCATTTCGAAGAGATTTGCGAAATCATGAAGGCGTACGACGTGTCGTTCTCGCTGGGCGACGGCTTGCGTCCCGGCTCGATCTACGACGCCAACGACGAAGCGCAGCTGGGCGAGCTGAAGACCCTGGGCGAACTGACGCAAGTCGCCTGGAAGCACGACGTGCAGGTGATGATCGAAGGGCCGGGCCACGTGCCGATGCAGCTCATTAAAGAGAACATGGATTTGCAGCTGGACCAGTGCGGCGAGGCGCCGTTCTATACGCTGGGACCGCTGACGACCGACATCGCACCCGGCTACGACCACATCACGTCGGGCATCGGCGCGGCCCTGATCGGCTGGTATGGCACGGCCATGCTGTGCTACGTGACGCCGAAGGAGCACCTGGGCCTGCCCAACAAGAACGACGTCAAGGACGGCATCATCACCTACAAGATCGCGGCGCATGCCGCCGACCTGGCCAAGGGCCATCCGGGTGCGCAAATCCGCGACAACGCGCTGTCGAAAGCCCGCTTCGAATTCCGCTGGGATGATCAGTTCAACATCGGCCTGGACCCGGACAAGGCACGCGAATTCCACGATGAAACCCTGCCCAAGGATTCGGCCAAGGTGGCGCATTTCTGCTCCATGTGCGGTCCCCATTTCTGCTCGATGAAGATCACGCAGGAAGTGCGTGAATACGCGGCCGGCATGGGCATCGCGGAAGACAAGGCACTCAAGCAGGGCATGGAAATCAAGGCCATCGAATTCATCAAGAATGGCGCCGAGCTGTACCGCAAGGTCTGA
- a CDS encoding thiazole synthase, with translation MNSNNNDLLTIAGKQYQSRLLVGSGKYKDLPQTREATDAAEAQIITVAIRRVNIGQDPNAPSLLDFVPPDQYTILPNTAGCYNAKDAVYTLQLARELLGGRNLVKLEVLGDEKTLFPHMPETLIAAEELVKDGFDVMVYCSDDPIQAKILEDIGCVAVMPLASLIGSGMGILNPWNLSLIIDQAKVPVLVDAGVGTASDAAIAMELGCDGVLMNTAIAGARDSVRMAHAMKLAVRAGREAFLAGRMPRKFAASPSSPMAGRLA, from the coding sequence ATGAACAGTAATAACAATGACCTGCTGACCATCGCAGGCAAACAGTATCAATCGCGCTTGCTGGTCGGCAGCGGCAAGTACAAGGATTTGCCGCAGACGCGCGAAGCGACGGATGCGGCCGAGGCGCAGATCATCACGGTGGCGATCCGTCGCGTGAATATCGGCCAGGATCCGAACGCACCCAGCCTGCTCGACTTCGTGCCGCCGGACCAGTACACGATTTTGCCGAACACGGCCGGCTGCTACAACGCCAAGGATGCCGTCTATACCTTGCAACTGGCGCGCGAGCTGCTGGGCGGGCGCAACTTGGTGAAACTGGAAGTGCTCGGTGACGAAAAGACCTTGTTTCCGCACATGCCGGAAACCTTGATCGCGGCCGAAGAGCTGGTCAAGGATGGTTTTGACGTGATGGTGTATTGCAGCGACGACCCCATCCAGGCGAAGATCCTGGAAGATATCGGCTGCGTGGCCGTCATGCCGCTGGCGTCCCTGATCGGTTCGGGCATGGGCATTTTGAATCCCTGGAACTTGTCGCTGATCATCGACCAGGCGAAAGTGCCCGTGCTCGTCGATGCCGGCGTGGGCACGGCGTCCGATGCGGCCATCGCCATGGAGCTCGGTTGCGATGGCGTGCTGATGAATACGGCCATTGCCGGCGCGCGCGACTCCGTGCGCATGGCGCATGCGATGAAGCTGGCCGTGCGGGCCGGGCGCGAAGCGTTTTTGGCGGGACGCATGCCGCGCAAATTTGCCGCGTCACCGTCGTCGCCGATGGCGGGCCGCCTGGCGTGA
- a CDS encoding response regulator, whose translation MLQATEILNASILIVDDQEANVMLLEQVLRNAGYTRITSTMDPQAVRALHQQHRYDLILLDLQMPEMDGFEVMEGLRDIEAGSYLPVLVITAQPGHKLRALQAGAKDFVSKPFDLVEVKTRIHNMLEVRLLYQKLAEYNKSLEQMVEERTAELRESEARFQRFTELSSDWYWEQDAQGNLTRFSGPVAEMLGIGSEEEPQRWNAAERALLDAKIAAREPFLDFIYSRANGDGSTQYLQVSGEPMFDNGSRFIGYRGIGLDVTERLRIA comes from the coding sequence ATGCTTCAAGCCACCGAGATCCTGAACGCCAGCATCCTCATCGTCGATGACCAGGAGGCGAACGTCATGCTGCTGGAACAGGTGCTGCGCAATGCCGGCTATACGCGCATTACCTCCACCATGGACCCGCAAGCCGTGCGCGCACTGCACCAGCAGCACCGCTACGACCTGATCCTGCTCGACTTGCAGATGCCGGAAATGGATGGCTTCGAGGTCATGGAAGGCTTGCGCGACATCGAGGCGGGCAGCTATCTGCCCGTGCTGGTGATCACGGCCCAGCCCGGCCACAAGTTGCGCGCGCTGCAGGCGGGCGCCAAGGATTTCGTCAGTAAGCCGTTCGACCTGGTGGAAGTCAAGACGCGCATCCACAACATGCTGGAAGTGCGCCTGCTGTACCAGAAGCTGGCCGAATACAACAAGTCGCTCGAGCAAATGGTGGAAGAGCGCACGGCGGAGCTGCGCGAAAGCGAAGCGCGCTTCCAGCGCTTCACGGAATTGTCGTCTGACTGGTACTGGGAACAGGATGCGCAGGGAAACCTGACGCGCTTTTCCGGCCCCGTGGCTGAAATGCTGGGCATCGGCAGCGAAGAAGAGCCGCAGCGCTGGAACGCTGCCGAACGAGCGCTGCTCGATGCAAAAATTGCTGCGCGTGAACCATTTCTCGACTTCATCTACAGCCGCGCCAATGGCGACGGCAGCACGCAGTACCTGCAGGTGAGCGGCGAACCGATGTTCGACAATGGCAGCCGCTTCATCGGCTACCGCGGCATCGGCCTCGATGTCACGGAGCGCTTGCGCATTGCCTGA